In one window of Tenacibaculum mesophilum DNA:
- the purB gene encoding adenylosuccinate lyase produces MNLTELNAISPIDGRYRNKVASLANFFSEEALIKYRVKVEIEYFIALCEIPLPQLADFNKELYADLRKIYEDFSAEDAIKIKEIESVTNHDVKAVEYFIKEKFDALNLQKYKEFIHFGLTSQDINNTAIPLSIKDAMDEVYYPTLDTLVCKLADLSEEWENVSMLARTHGQPASPTRLGKEFFVFVERINNQVIHIQHTPHAAKFGGATGNYNAHKVAYPDIDWKNFGTHFVEEVLGLHHSFPTTQIEHYDHMAALYDGLKRVNTILIDLDRDVWTYVSNDYFKQKIKKGEVGSSAMPHKVNPIDFENSEGNLGIANAIFEHLSAKLPVSRLQRDLTDSTVLRNVGVPFGHTLIGFASTLKGLNKLLLNEAKFAEDLENNWAVVAEAIQTILRREAYPNPYEALKGLTRTNEKINKDSIANFIDTLEVSDAIKNELKQITPSNYTGI; encoded by the coding sequence ATGAACTTAACAGAATTAAACGCCATCTCTCCTATTGATGGTAGATACCGTAACAAAGTAGCAAGCTTAGCGAACTTTTTTTCAGAAGAAGCTTTAATAAAATATCGTGTAAAAGTAGAAATTGAATATTTCATTGCTTTATGTGAAATTCCATTACCTCAGTTAGCCGATTTCAATAAAGAGTTATACGCTGATTTACGTAAAATTTATGAAGATTTTTCTGCAGAAGATGCGATAAAAATCAAAGAAATTGAAAGCGTTACCAATCACGATGTAAAAGCTGTTGAGTACTTTATTAAGGAAAAGTTTGACGCCTTAAACTTACAGAAATATAAAGAGTTTATCCACTTCGGATTAACGTCTCAAGATATTAACAATACCGCTATTCCTTTATCTATTAAAGATGCAATGGATGAAGTATACTATCCAACTTTAGATACCTTAGTTTGCAAATTAGCTGATTTATCTGAAGAATGGGAAAACGTATCAATGTTAGCAAGAACTCACGGGCAACCAGCCTCTCCTACCCGTTTAGGAAAAGAGTTTTTTGTGTTTGTAGAGCGTATTAACAATCAGGTTATTCACATACAACATACACCACATGCTGCGAAGTTTGGTGGAGCTACAGGTAATTACAATGCACACAAAGTAGCCTATCCAGATATCGACTGGAAAAACTTCGGAACTCATTTCGTTGAGGAGGTTTTAGGATTGCACCACTCCTTCCCTACTACGCAAATTGAACACTACGACCACATGGCAGCTTTATACGACGGATTGAAACGTGTAAATACGATTTTAATTGATTTAGATCGAGATGTTTGGACCTACGTTTCTAACGACTACTTCAAACAAAAAATTAAAAAAGGTGAAGTAGGTTCATCTGCAATGCCACACAAAGTAAATCCTATTGATTTTGAAAACTCAGAAGGAAATTTAGGAATTGCAAACGCTATTTTTGAGCATTTATCTGCTAAGTTACCCGTTTCAAGATTACAACGTGATTTAACTGATAGTACGGTATTACGTAACGTTGGAGTTCCTTTTGGGCATACGTTAATCGGTTTTGCTTCTACGTTAAAAGGATTGAACAAGTTATTATTAAACGAGGCTAAGTTTGCAGAAGATTTAGAAAATAACTGGGCAGTAGTTGCTGAGGCTATTCAAACTATTTTACGTCGTGAAGCCTATCCTAATCCATACGAAGCTTTAAAAGGATTAACTCGTACGAACGAAAAAATAAACAAAGATTCTATCGCTAACTTCATTGATACTTTAGAGGTTTCTGATGCGATTAAGAATGAATTAAAACAAATTACACCATCTAATTACACAGGTATATAA
- a CDS encoding DUF3800 domain-containing protein, giving the protein MSFYTLRSIHKTVTCKLLTTTKKKIGYIDESGDKSIHFEKEGVSTFFIVSAIIIDESLVDNVRNQFLKIHKDFTQAPEIKSNAKAFQKGDKRIKFLKEIIKLNFRIYSVIVDKRKIYEDSGLQFRDSFYKYTNNLLDKELYDYYPHLELISDQHGSEKFMNGFIKYVKENHRQTEFFRNPEFRFCDSKDEPLIQLADFVAGSIAKCYEPDKINSQSPEILNILDKHILHLREWPETPPKFYKEIKKEEEKYNKKLVVFIFSRIIQFLSENEDTTNTEIKNQLT; this is encoded by the coding sequence GTGTCTTTTTACACGCTACGTTCCATACACAAGACCGTTACCTGCAAGCTTCTAACAACGACGAAAAAGAAAATAGGATATATTGATGAATCCGGAGATAAAAGCATTCATTTTGAAAAAGAAGGAGTTTCTACTTTTTTTATTGTTAGTGCAATCATAATAGATGAATCATTAGTTGACAATGTAAGAAATCAATTTTTGAAAATCCACAAAGATTTCACTCAAGCACCTGAAATTAAATCAAATGCAAAAGCTTTTCAAAAAGGAGATAAAAGAATTAAATTTTTAAAAGAAATTATAAAACTAAATTTTAGAATTTATAGTGTCATCGTTGATAAAAGGAAAATTTACGAAGACAGTGGATTACAATTTAGAGATAGCTTTTACAAATACACAAATAACCTATTAGACAAAGAATTATACGACTATTACCCACATCTTGAATTGATATCTGACCAGCATGGTAGTGAAAAATTTATGAATGGTTTTATAAAGTATGTTAAAGAAAATCATCGTCAAACTGAATTTTTCAGGAATCCTGAATTTAGGTTTTGTGACAGTAAAGATGAGCCTTTAATCCAACTAGCTGATTTCGTAGCTGGAAGTATTGCAAAATGTTATGAACCTGATAAAATTAATTCACAGAGTCCTGAAATATTAAATATTCTAGACAAACATATTCTTCATTTAAGAGAATGGCCTGAAACACCGCCTAAATTTTATAAAGAAATTAAAAAAGAAGAAGAAAAATATAATAAAAAATTAGTTGTTTTTATATTTTCAAGAATAATTCAATTTTTAAGTGAAAATGAAGACACTACAAACACTGAAATAAAAAACCAATTAACTTGA
- a CDS encoding DUF6503 family protein: MKKRITLVILLLQTIIFVAQEKDFTSSIEKAHHKKAFMNQKYLKYDIDITFGGKNRLTGTITQEPGGGKIKIEKNNGEIILFDGKEVYSVGIKEKDLAAARFDIFTWSYFLGLPYKLNDDGTIWSNFEENKWGTKNFDTGKLTFASGTGDAPDDWYVIYKNPSTNFLEGAAYIVTFGKGKEKAEKEPHAIKYNNIELVNSIPFATNWTFHMWSLKNGYEEEIGEVKLSNIKFIEEAEFVIPTKAKLVKPL; encoded by the coding sequence ATGAAAAAAAGAATAACACTTGTTATTTTACTATTACAAACAATAATTTTTGTAGCTCAAGAGAAAGACTTTACGTCTTCGATAGAAAAAGCGCATCATAAAAAAGCTTTTATGAATCAAAAGTATTTAAAGTATGATATAGACATAACTTTTGGTGGAAAAAATCGCTTAACAGGAACAATAACACAAGAACCAGGTGGAGGTAAAATAAAGATAGAGAAAAATAATGGAGAAATAATACTTTTTGACGGAAAAGAAGTGTATTCAGTTGGAATAAAAGAGAAAGATTTAGCAGCAGCAAGGTTTGATATTTTTACATGGTCATATTTTTTAGGGTTACCTTATAAACTAAACGACGATGGAACTATTTGGTCTAATTTTGAAGAAAATAAATGGGGAACTAAAAACTTTGATACAGGTAAACTAACCTTTGCTTCTGGAACAGGTGATGCACCAGACGACTGGTATGTAATTTATAAAAATCCTAGTACAAACTTTTTAGAAGGAGCGGCGTATATTGTTACTTTTGGTAAAGGAAAGGAAAAAGCAGAAAAAGAACCGCATGCTATTAAGTATAACAATATCGAATTAGTTAATTCAATTCCTTTTGCAACTAATTGGACTTTTCATATGTGGTCATTAAAAAACGGATATGAAGAAGAGATAGGAGAGGTTAAGTTATCAAACATAAAGTTTATTGAAGAAGCAGAATTTGTTATACCTACAAAGGCTAAATTAGTTAAACCTTTATAA
- a CDS encoding nucleotide exchange factor GrpE: MKRFTMSKDQYTKEDEINDAIKNGDLGENQEETQENKEVEAKEEPTAEELIQAEKDKYLRLFAEFENYKKRTSKERIELFKTASQELMTALLPIMDDFDRGLAEIKKTEDSELLKGMELINNKFKNTLTQKGLTEIEVKPGDDFDAEVHDAITQIPAPSDELKGKIIDCVEKGYKLGDKIIRHPKVVMGQA; encoded by the coding sequence ATGAAACGATTTACAATGAGTAAAGATCAATATACAAAAGAAGACGAAATTAACGACGCTATTAAAAATGGCGACTTAGGAGAGAATCAAGAAGAAACTCAAGAAAATAAAGAGGTTGAAGCTAAAGAAGAGCCAACGGCAGAAGAATTAATTCAAGCAGAGAAAGATAAATATTTGCGTTTATTTGCAGAGTTTGAAAACTATAAAAAACGTACTTCAAAAGAACGTATTGAACTTTTTAAAACTGCAAGTCAAGAATTAATGACAGCTTTACTGCCAATTATGGATGATTTTGATAGAGGTTTGGCAGAAATTAAAAAAACAGAAGACTCTGAGTTATTAAAAGGTATGGAACTTATTAATAATAAGTTTAAAAACACCTTAACTCAAAAAGGGTTAACTGAAATAGAAGTAAAACCAGGAGATGATTTTGATGCAGAAGTTCATGATGCAATAACACAAATACCAGCACCTTCAGATGAATTAAAAGGAAAAATTATAGATTGTGTGGAGAAAGGATATAAGCTAGGAGATAAAATTATTCGTCACCCTAAAGTAGTAATGGGGCAAGCGTAA
- the dnaJ gene encoding molecular chaperone DnaJ yields MAKQDYYEILGLSKSASKAEIKKAYRKMAIKYHPDKNPDDKEAEEKFKLAAEAYEVLSDDNKKARYDQYGHAAFEGGHGGFGGGGMNMDDIFSQFGDIFGGAFGGGFGGFGGGGHRQARVKGSNLRIRVKLTLEEIAKGVEKKVKVRRKVQADGVTYKTCSTCNGSGQQMRVTNTILGRMQTATTCSTCHGAGEMLDKKPSGADAQGMVVKEETVSINIPEGVTEGVQLKVGGKGNEAPGKNSIPGDLLVLIEEVPHENLKREGSNIHYDLYINFSEAVLGVSKEIETVTGKVKIKIEPGTQSGKILRLKGKGLPSIERYGNGDFLIHINVWTPQELTKDQRKFFEEMQEDENFSPNPQKSDKSFFEKVKDMFS; encoded by the coding sequence ATGGCAAAACAAGATTATTACGAAATATTAGGATTATCAAAATCAGCATCAAAAGCTGAAATTAAAAAGGCATATCGTAAGATGGCTATTAAATACCATCCAGATAAAAACCCTGATGATAAAGAAGCTGAAGAAAAATTCAAACTAGCCGCAGAAGCTTATGAGGTGTTAAGTGACGACAACAAAAAAGCTCGTTACGATCAGTACGGTCATGCTGCTTTTGAAGGAGGTCATGGAGGCTTCGGTGGTGGAGGTATGAATATGGATGATATATTTAGCCAATTTGGAGATATTTTCGGAGGAGCATTCGGAGGAGGTTTCGGTGGTTTTGGTGGTGGAGGTCACCGTCAAGCACGAGTTAAAGGTAGTAACTTACGTATCCGTGTAAAGTTAACACTAGAAGAAATTGCCAAAGGTGTAGAAAAGAAGGTAAAAGTTCGTAGGAAAGTTCAAGCAGACGGAGTAACCTATAAAACATGTTCAACATGTAATGGTAGCGGACAACAAATGCGTGTTACCAATACTATTTTAGGCAGAATGCAAACAGCTACTACTTGTAGTACCTGTCATGGAGCAGGAGAGATGCTAGACAAAAAACCAAGTGGAGCAGATGCACAAGGAATGGTAGTAAAAGAAGAAACCGTTTCTATCAATATTCCAGAGGGTGTTACAGAAGGTGTACAATTAAAAGTAGGAGGTAAAGGAAATGAAGCTCCAGGTAAAAACTCAATTCCAGGAGATTTATTAGTGTTAATTGAAGAAGTACCACACGAAAATTTAAAGCGTGAAGGTAGTAATATTCACTACGATTTATATATTAATTTTTCAGAAGCAGTTTTAGGAGTATCAAAAGAAATAGAAACTGTTACAGGAAAAGTAAAGATTAAGATAGAACCAGGAACGCAATCAGGTAAGATTTTACGTTTAAAAGGAAAAGGATTACCAAGTATTGAGCGTTATGGTAATGGAGATTTCTTAATTCATATAAATGTATGGACTCCACAAGAACTAACGAAAGATCAACGTAAGTTTTTTGAGGAAATGCAAGAAGATGAGAACTTTAGCCCAAACCCTCAGAAATCAGACAAATCTTTCTTTGAAAAGGTTAAAGACATGTTTTCTTAA
- a CDS encoding bifunctional aconitate hydratase 2/2-methylisocitrate dehydratase: MNTYSDYLKEIEVRKGQGLHPKPIDGSELLTEIISQIKDVNNPHRKDSLNFFIYNVLPGTTSAAGVKANFLKEIILGESVVEEITPAFAFEQLGHMKGGPSVEVLLDLALGNNADIAVEAAKVLKTQVFLYEADTERLEKAYKDGNVIAKELIESYAKAEFFTKLPEVEEEIKVVTFVAGVGDISTDLLSPGADAHSRSDRELHGQSIFEHDKEMQQQLLALKEQHPDKRVMLIAEKGTMGVGSSRMSGVNNVALWTGVPSSPYVPFINIAPVIAGTNGIAPIFLTTVGVTGGIGIDLKNWVKQKDENGNTVVDKDGEPILKEMYSVKTGTVLTINTKEKKLYNGDQELKDISTALTPQKMEFIKAGGSYAVVFGKKLQTFACKALGIDIPQVYAASKEISIENQGLTAVEKIFNKNAVGTTPGKTLHAGSNVRVEVNIVGSQDTTGLMTSQELEMMAATVISPIVDAGYQSGCHTASVWDDKSKANIPRLMKFMNDFGLITGRDPKGQYHAMTDVIHKVLNDITVDDWDIIIGGDSHTRMSKGVAFGADSGTVALALATGEATMPIPESVKVTFKGNMRSFMDFRDVVHATQQQMLKQFDGENVFQGRVIEVHIGTLTSDQAFTFTDWTAEMKAKASICISEEETLIESLEIARDRIQIMIDKGMDNEKQMLQGLVDKANNRIQELKTGTKPALKPDADANYYAEVVIDLDEIAEPMIADPDVNNEDVSKRYTHDTIRPLSFYGGTKKVDLGFVGSCMVHKGDMKILAQMLKNIESQQGEVKFNAPLVVAPPTYNIVDELKAEGDWEVLQKYSGFEFDDNAPKGLARTKYENMLYLERPGCNLCMGNQEKAEPGDTVMATSTRLFQGRVVKDSGEKKGESLLSSTPVVVLSTILGRTPTMEEYEKAVDGIVLTKFKPSQKQLVV, from the coding sequence ATGAACACATACTCAGATTACCTAAAGGAGATTGAAGTAAGAAAAGGTCAAGGTCTTCACCCTAAACCTATCGATGGAAGTGAATTGTTAACTGAAATCATCTCACAAATTAAAGATGTAAACAATCCTCACAGAAAAGACTCTCTTAATTTCTTTATCTATAATGTTTTACCGGGTACAACAAGTGCTGCAGGCGTAAAAGCAAACTTTTTAAAAGAAATTATTCTAGGTGAATCTGTAGTAGAAGAGATAACTCCTGCTTTTGCTTTTGAACAATTAGGACACATGAAAGGTGGTCCATCTGTTGAAGTGTTATTAGATTTAGCACTTGGAAATAATGCTGATATTGCCGTTGAAGCAGCGAAAGTATTAAAAACTCAAGTTTTCTTATATGAAGCAGATACAGAAAGATTAGAAAAAGCATATAAAGATGGCAATGTAATAGCTAAAGAATTAATAGAAAGTTATGCTAAGGCAGAATTCTTTACTAAGTTACCAGAAGTAGAAGAAGAAATAAAAGTAGTAACTTTTGTTGCAGGTGTAGGTGATATTTCTACCGATTTATTATCTCCTGGAGCAGACGCTCACTCTAGATCTGATCGTGAGTTACACGGACAATCTATTTTTGAGCATGATAAAGAAATGCAACAGCAATTATTAGCATTAAAAGAACAACACCCAGATAAGCGTGTAATGTTAATTGCAGAGAAAGGAACTATGGGAGTTGGATCTTCTCGTATGTCTGGAGTAAATAATGTGGCATTATGGACAGGTGTTCCTTCTTCTCCATACGTACCATTTATCAATATTGCGCCAGTAATTGCCGGTACTAATGGTATAGCACCTATTTTCTTAACCACAGTTGGAGTAACTGGAGGAATTGGAATCGATTTAAAAAACTGGGTAAAACAAAAAGATGAAAACGGTAATACAGTTGTAGATAAAGATGGAGAACCAATTTTAAAAGAGATGTATTCTGTTAAAACTGGAACTGTTTTAACAATCAATACAAAAGAGAAAAAATTATATAACGGAGATCAAGAGTTAAAAGATATTTCTACTGCTTTAACTCCTCAAAAGATGGAGTTTATTAAGGCTGGAGGATCTTATGCTGTAGTTTTCGGTAAAAAATTACAAACTTTTGCCTGTAAAGCTTTAGGTATTGATATTCCTCAAGTATATGCAGCATCAAAAGAAATCTCTATTGAAAACCAAGGTTTAACAGCTGTTGAGAAAATTTTCAATAAAAATGCTGTTGGAACTACACCAGGTAAGACATTACATGCAGGTTCTAACGTTCGTGTAGAAGTAAACATTGTAGGGTCTCAAGATACTACAGGTTTAATGACGTCTCAAGAATTAGAGATGATGGCAGCTACGGTAATTTCACCAATTGTAGATGCTGGTTACCAATCGGGGTGTCACACAGCTTCTGTTTGGGATGATAAGTCAAAAGCGAATATTCCTCGTTTAATGAAATTTATGAACGACTTCGGTTTAATTACTGGGCGTGATCCAAAAGGTCAATATCATGCAATGACAGATGTAATTCATAAAGTATTAAATGATATTACTGTTGATGATTGGGATATTATTATTGGTGGAGATTCTCACACTCGTATGTCTAAAGGAGTTGCTTTTGGTGCCGATTCAGGTACAGTAGCATTGGCTTTAGCAACAGGAGAGGCAACTATGCCAATTCCAGAGTCAGTTAAAGTAACCTTCAAAGGAAATATGAGAAGCTTCATGGATTTCCGTGACGTGGTACACGCTACGCAACAACAAATGTTAAAGCAATTTGATGGCGAAAACGTATTCCAAGGGCGTGTTATTGAGGTACACATTGGTACCTTAACTTCAGATCAAGCCTTTACATTTACAGACTGGACTGCTGAGATGAAGGCAAAAGCTTCTATCTGTATTTCAGAAGAAGAAACGTTAATTGAATCTTTAGAAATTGCAAGAGATCGTATCCAAATCATGATTGATAAAGGTATGGATAACGAAAAGCAAATGTTACAAGGTTTAGTTGATAAAGCCAATAACAGAATTCAAGAGCTTAAAACTGGTACAAAACCAGCTTTAAAACCAGATGCTGATGCGAATTATTACGCAGAAGTAGTTATTGATTTAGATGAAATTGCTGAACCAATGATTGCAGACCCTGATGTAAATAATGAAGATGTTTCTAAACGTTACACACATGATACTATTCGTCCATTATCTTTTTATGGAGGAACTAAAAAAGTAGATTTAGGTTTCGTAGGATCTTGTATGGTACACAAAGGAGATATGAAAATTTTAGCTCAAATGTTAAAAAATATTGAATCTCAACAAGGAGAAGTAAAATTTAACGCTCCGTTAGTAGTAGCACCTCCAACCTATAACATTGTTGATGAATTAAAAGCAGAGGGTGATTGGGAAGTGTTACAGAAGTACTCAGGTTTTGAATTTGATGATAATGCTCCAAAAGGGTTAGCACGTACAAAGTATGAAAACATGCTATATTTAGAGCGCCCAGGTTGTAACTTATGTATGGGTAACCAAGAAAAAGCAGAACCAGGAGATACGGTAATGGCAACATCTACACGTTTATTCCAAGGAAGAGTTGTAAAAGATTCAGGAGAGAAAAAAGGAGAATCACTATTATCTTCAACACCAGTTGTTGTTTTGTCTACTATCTTAGGAAGAACTCCAACTATGGAAGAGTACGAAAAAGCAGTTGATGGTATTGTTTTAACTAAGTTTAAGCCATCTCAAAAGCAGTTAGTAGTATAA
- a CDS encoding aconitate hydratase: protein MAFDIEMIKEVYSKVVERVDTARKITGKPLTLAEKILYTHLWDGTPTKAFERGKDYVDFAPDRIACQDATAQMALLQFMQAGKDKVAVPTTVHCDHLIQAKVGASTDLQTALNNSNEVFNFLESVSNKYGIGFWKPGAGIIHQVVLENYAFPGGMMIGTDSHTVNAGGLGMVAIGVGGADAVDVMAGMPWELKFPKLIGVKLTGKLSGWTAPKDVILKVAEILTVKGGTGAIVEYFGPGATAMSCTGKGTICNMGAEIGATTSTFGYDESMERYLRATDRSDVADAANEIKEYLTADAEVYANPEQYFDQVIEINLSELGPLLNGPFTPDLSTPVGKEMTEKAQANDWPLQVEWGLIGSCTNSSYEDLSRAASIAQQAIDKGLKTKAEFGINPGSEQVRYTAERDGILQVFENLDAKIFTNACGPCIGQWGRYEDPKNAPKNSIVHSFNRNFAKRADGNPNTHAFVASPELTAAIAIAGRLDFNPLTDKLINEDGEEVMLDEPTGWELPPKGFEVDDNGYLAPEEDGSDVEVVVDPNSERLELLTPFTPIGDEIKGAKLLIKAHGKCTTDHISMAGPWLRYRGHLDNISNNCLIGAVNAFNMQTNFVKSQLTGEYDAVPKTQRAYKAKGIPTIVVGDHNYGEGSSREHAAMEPRHLGVVAVLVKSFARIHETNLKKQGMLGLTFDNENDYDLIQEDDTFNFLDLNEFAPDKPLTIEVVHADGSKDIIITNHTYNKGQIEWFKEGSALNLIKKQNA from the coding sequence ATGGCTTTTGATATAGAAATGATAAAAGAGGTATACAGTAAAGTAGTAGAACGAGTAGATACTGCAAGAAAAATTACTGGAAAACCCTTAACATTAGCAGAGAAAATTTTATACACACATCTTTGGGATGGAACACCAACGAAAGCTTTCGAAAGAGGAAAGGATTATGTTGATTTTGCTCCAGATCGTATCGCTTGTCAAGATGCAACAGCACAAATGGCATTGTTACAGTTTATGCAAGCAGGAAAAGATAAAGTAGCTGTACCAACAACGGTGCATTGCGATCATTTAATTCAGGCAAAAGTAGGTGCTTCAACAGATTTGCAAACAGCATTAAATAACTCAAATGAAGTTTTTAATTTTTTAGAGTCAGTTTCTAATAAATATGGAATTGGTTTCTGGAAACCAGGAGCGGGAATTATTCACCAAGTAGTCTTGGAAAACTACGCTTTTCCGGGAGGAATGATGATTGGAACGGATTCTCACACAGTAAATGCTGGAGGTTTAGGAATGGTAGCCATTGGTGTTGGAGGTGCAGATGCTGTAGATGTTATGGCAGGAATGCCTTGGGAATTAAAATTTCCTAAGCTGATAGGTGTAAAGTTAACAGGTAAATTATCTGGATGGACAGCACCAAAAGATGTTATTTTAAAAGTTGCAGAAATTTTAACAGTTAAAGGAGGAACAGGTGCTATTGTAGAGTATTTTGGACCTGGTGCAACAGCAATGTCGTGTACAGGAAAAGGAACTATTTGTAATATGGGGGCAGAAATTGGAGCAACAACCTCTACTTTTGGTTACGATGAATCTATGGAGCGTTATTTACGAGCAACAGATAGAAGTGATGTAGCAGATGCAGCAAATGAAATAAAAGAATACTTAACGGCAGATGCTGAAGTATATGCAAACCCTGAACAATATTTTGACCAGGTAATTGAAATTAATCTATCAGAATTAGGCCCATTATTAAACGGACCTTTTACGCCAGATTTATCTACTCCAGTAGGAAAGGAAATGACAGAGAAAGCTCAAGCAAACGATTGGCCATTGCAGGTAGAATGGGGATTGATAGGTTCTTGTACAAACTCTTCTTATGAAGATCTATCGCGTGCGGCTTCTATTGCACAACAAGCAATAGATAAAGGATTGAAAACAAAAGCAGAGTTTGGTATAAACCCAGGGTCTGAGCAAGTACGTTATACTGCTGAAAGAGATGGTATCTTACAAGTTTTTGAAAACTTAGATGCAAAAATATTTACTAACGCGTGCGGACCATGTATTGGTCAGTGGGGACGTTATGAAGACCCGAAGAATGCTCCTAAAAATTCAATAGTACACTCATTTAATAGAAACTTTGCAAAGCGCGCCGATGGTAATCCAAATACACATGCCTTTGTTGCTTCTCCAGAATTAACCGCAGCCATTGCTATTGCAGGTCGTTTAGATTTTAATCCATTAACAGATAAGTTAATTAATGAAGATGGAGAAGAAGTGATGTTAGACGAACCTACAGGTTGGGAATTACCACCAAAAGGATTTGAAGTTGACGATAATGGATATTTAGCTCCAGAAGAAGATGGTAGTGATGTTGAAGTTGTAGTAGATCCAAATTCTGAACGATTAGAATTGTTAACTCCATTTACACCAATTGGAGATGAAATAAAAGGAGCTAAATTATTAATTAAAGCTCACGGTAAATGTACTACAGATCATATTTCTATGGCAGGACCATGGTTACGTTATCGTGGTCATTTAGATAATATTTCCAATAACTGTTTAATAGGGGCTGTAAATGCCTTTAATATGCAAACTAACTTTGTAAAAAGTCAGTTAACAGGTGAATATGATGCAGTACCAAAAACACAAAGAGCGTATAAAGCGAAAGGAATTCCAACTATAGTTGTAGGTGATCATAATTATGGAGAAGGATCTTCTCGTGAGCATGCAGCTATGGAGCCTCGTCATTTAGGTGTAGTAGCAGTTTTAGTAAAGTCTTTTGCTCGTATTCATGAAACAAATCTAAAAAAACAAGGAATGTTAGGGTTAACATTTGACAACGAAAATGACTATGATTTAATTCAAGAAGATGACACGTTCAACTTTTTAGATTTAAACGAATTTGCTCCAGACAAACCATTAACAATAGAAGTTGTTCATGCAGACGGTTCAAAAGATATTATTATTACAAACCATACATATAATAAAGGGCAAATAGAGTGGTTTAAAGAAGGTTCAGCTTTAAACTTAATAAAAAAGCAAAACGCTTAA
- a CDS encoding Crp/Fnr family transcriptional regulator, which yields MSALWYFEDVNLFKILCPHKYPAYKETHTLSLYKKKDYIYFEEDVANKIYLIDKGKVKLGYYTEEGEEVIKAILTKGEIFGEKAILGIEKRNEFAQSIDNTTEICPVSRETMYSLMRDNIPVSFKIYKFIGLRIKKLERRLQLLFFKDTRTRLLEFFKELCEEYGHECEKTGDQVIEHPYTQKDIATLIGTSRPTLNTLMNELKEEKIINFNRKEIRLLKKIA from the coding sequence ATGAGTGCACTTTGGTATTTTGAAGATGTTAACTTATTTAAAATATTATGCCCACATAAATATCCTGCCTATAAAGAAACACATACTTTAAGTCTTTATAAAAAGAAAGACTATATCTATTTTGAAGAAGATGTCGCAAATAAAATTTATTTAATAGATAAAGGAAAGGTTAAACTAGGTTATTATACAGAAGAAGGAGAAGAAGTAATTAAGGCTATTTTAACCAAAGGAGAAATATTTGGAGAAAAAGCTATTTTGGGTATTGAAAAACGAAATGAATTTGCTCAATCTATAGATAATACAACAGAAATTTGTCCAGTATCACGAGAAACTATGTATTCTTTGATGAGAGATAATATACCTGTAAGTTTTAAGATTTATAAATTTATTGGTTTGAGAATAAAAAAGTTAGAAAGAAGGCTTCAGTTATTATTCTTTAAAGACACACGTACTCGCTTATTAGAGTTTTTTAAAGAGTTGTGTGAAGAATATGGACATGAATGTGAAAAAACTGGAGATCAAGTAATAGAACACCCATATACACAAAAAGATATAGCAACACTTATAGGTACTTCAAGGCCAACTTTAAACACCTTAATGAACGAGTTAAAAGAAGAAAAAATTATTAATTTTAATAGAAAGGAGATACGACTACTTAAAAAAATAGCGTAA